A single Metarhizium brunneum chromosome 5, complete sequence DNA region contains:
- the mta-1 gene encoding Mating-type protein a-1, whose translation MDPETNWMPVSQWNLDQLRGIWSQLQTQVNPFAHVLCLDGNLYRMLDDGAKNFIVQNFIHHVKEPVLYCIDGTGPDRVYLGAPRHFVTGGGILIQPSGSDPFWVIRNEIKLRTATICPPPVSTKATKIPRPPNAYILYRKERHNTVKEANPGITNNEISQILGRAWNLESREVRQKYKDMADRVKQALLEKHPDYQYKPRKPSEKKRRTRRNAQSQVSMNSATGDFTISSPECMIPLTPAGSHVVV comes from the exons ATGGATCCAGAAACAAACTGGATGCCAGTTTCTCAGTGGAACTTGGATCAGCTACGAGGCATTTGGTCCCAACTCCAGACCCAGGTGAATCCATTTGCACATGTCCTCTGTTTGGATGGAAATCTTTACCGAATGCTGGATGATGGGGCAAAGAATTTCATTGTTCAAAACTTCAT ACATCACGTCAAAGAGCCAGTGTTGTATTGCATTGACGGAACCGGCCCTGATCGTGTCTACTTGGGAGCTCCACGACATTTTGTAACTGGTGGTGGGATTCTTATTCAACCCAGTGGCTCGGATCCATTTTGGGTCATTCGCAATGAAATAAAGTTGAGAACTGCAACAATATGCCCGCCTCCTGTATCTACGAAGGCCACAAAGATTCCGCGTCCTCCAAATGCGTACATTCTTTACCGAAAAGAACGCCACAATACCGTGAAGGAAGCAAACCCAGGCATCACAAACAATGAAATTT CTCAAATCCTTGGCCGAGCATGGAATCTTGAGTCACGAGAAGTACGCCAAAAGTATAAAGACATGGCCGATAGGGTGAAGCAGGCACTACTGGAAAAGCATCCAGATTACCAATATAAGCCCCGAAAGCCATCTGAGAAGAAACGTCGCACCAGGAGAAATGCACAATCGCAAGTGTCAATGAACTCGGCTACCGGAGACTTTACAATTTCCTCTCCTGAGTGCATGATTCCTCTAACTCCGGCTGGTTCTCACGTCGTTGTCTAA
- the apn2 gene encoding DNA-(apurinic or apyrimidinic site) endonuclease 2: MNANAMTFTITHKRLNILPVIKPLGKQDVNSLSHLPCRAEAVKHPWALLRDRKCGIMGFRITTWNVNGIRNPFGYQPWRDQRTFQAMFDILESDIVVMQETKIQRKDLQDDMVLVPGWDVFFSLPKHKKGSVHSDAPAVSIDGLLIIAGYSGVAIYTRNASCAPIRAEEGITGVLCPPKSATNFRDLPSDQQIGGYPRPGQLSGIVEDTVLDSEGRCVILEFPAFVLLGVYCPANRDESRVEFRTSFFEALDVRIRNLVAEGKEVILTGDLNVIRSEVDSTNVMENLRKENMTIDEWISLPTRRIFNQLIFEGNIVGDRDEGRQTPVLWDLCRCFHPGRLGMNTCWDTKKNTRPANNGSRIDYILCSNGIRDWFTSANIQEGLMGSDHCPVFATIAGTIARNGSQVSLSDVMNPAGVFQNGTRVRELAQKDILPLSAKLIPEFDRRQSIRDMFSRKVTSAERSTTPHNSGSSSFPAEDAIQASDNDASSQVKVNTNTLTDKPAALPHSQPRKRSPDPIDSVPRQLKRSKSGADPIGSRQKISAGQTTLKGFFKPVGSAPPSIAVLADPEAQSSVAHLPAAKNPPSTKGSSDKLTSKEFVPPISEQPVHDSFVDTAPKSPDRVFDPIQAKESWSKLLGKRVVPRCEHDEPCISLVTKKPGVNRGRSFYICPRPLGPSGEKETGSEWRCGTFIWSSDWNGTSSSQS; encoded by the exons ATGAACGCCAATGCGATGACCTTCACCATCACACACAAGAGACTCAATATTCTGCCTGTCATCAAGCC CTTGGGCAAGCAGGATGTAAATAGCCTCTCCCATTTGCCTTGCCGTGCCGAAGCAGTGAAACACCCGTGGGCCCTCTTACGAGATCGAAAGTGCGGCATTATGGGGTTTCGTATTACTACGTGGAATG TAAATGGCATCAG AAATCCCTTTGGATATCAACCATGGAGAGACCAGCGCACTTTTCAG GCCATGTTCGATATCTTGGAATCGGACATTGTAGTCATGCAAGAGACGAAAATCCAGCGAAAAGACTTGCAAGATGACATGGTTCTGGTGCCAGGTTGGGATGTCTTCTTTAGCTTGCCAAAGCACAAAAAAGGTTCGGTCCATTCGGATGCCCCTGCAGTTAGCATCGACGGTTTACTCATCATCGCAGGATATTCTGGCGTCGCCATTTATACTCGCAATGCATCATGTGCGCCCATTCGTGCTGAAGAGGGAATTACCGGTGTACTTTGTCCTCCCAAGTCTGCAACCAACTTCCGGGATCTACCTTCAGACCAACAGATCGGCGGTTACCCTCGCCCCGGTCAGCTCTCGGGCATTGTAGAAGACACGGTACTTGACTCCGAAGGCCGCTGTGTCATTCTGGAGTTCCCAGCGTTCGTGCTACTTGGTGTTTATTGTCCAGCTAATCGAGACGAAAGTCGAGTCGAGTTTCGCACCAGCTTTTTTGAGGCCTTGGATGTTAGAATACGGAATTTAGTAGCCGAAGGAAAGGAGGTTATTCTCACGGGTGATCTAAACGTAATTCGGTCAGAAGTGGATTCAACGAACGTGATGGAGAACCTGCGCAAGGAAAATATGACAATTGATGAATGGATTTCACTCCCAACGCGACGAATCTTCAACCAACTCATATTTGAAGGCAATATTGTCGGCGATCGCGACGAGGGCCGACAGACGCCAGTTTTATGGGACCTTTGTCGTTGCTTTCATCCAGGTCGATTAGGAATGAACACGTGCTGggacacaaaaaaaaacactcGGCCAGCCAATAATGGCAGTCGTATAGACTACATATTATGTAGCAACGGCATTAGGGATTGGTTTACTTCAGCCAATATCCAAGAAGGCCTGATGGGCTCCGATCACTGCCCTGTTTTTGCCACAATCGCTGGCACCATTGCCAGGAACGGCAGTCAGGTTAGCCTTAGCGATGTTATGAATCCCGCAGGGGTGTTTCAAAATGGCACAAGGGTGCGGGAGCTGGCACAGAAGGATATCTTACCGCTATCTGCAAAGCTTATTCCCGAATTTGATCGCCGCCAGAGCATCAGAGATATGTTCTCAAGAAAGGTCACCAGTGCGGAAAGAAGCACAACACCGCACAATTCGGGATCTTCCAGCTTCCCTGCAGAAGACGCGATTCAAGCTAGCGATAATGATGCTTCGAGCCAAGTAAAGGTGAATACCAACACATTAACCGATAAACCGGCGGCGTTACCACATTCACAGCCACGCAAGAGGTCTCCTGACCCAATCGACTCCGTGCCAAGGCAACTAAAGAGAAGCAAATCCGGAGCGGATCCCATTGGGTCTAGGCAAAAGATCTCAGCGGGACAAACTACACTGAAGGGATTCTTCAAACCCGTTGGCTCGGCGCCCCCTTCTATAGCTGTGTTGGCAGATCCAGAAGCACAAAGCAGTGTTGCGCATCTCCCCGCTGCGAAAAACCCGCCTTCTACAAAAGGAAGCTCCGACAAACTTACATCAAAGGAATTCGTGCCACCAATCTCCGAGCAGCCAGTTCATGATAGTTTTGTTGACACAGCCCCAAAATCACCCGACAGAGTGTTCGACCCTATTCAAGCCAAGGAGTCCTGGTCCAAGTTACTGGGCAAACGAGTTGTCCCTCGATGCGAGCACGACGAACCATGCATTAGCCTGGTTACCAAAAAACCTGGCGTGAACCGAG GCCGATCATTTTATATTTGTCCCCGCCCTCTTGGGCCCTCTGGAGAGAAGGAAACGGGGTCTGAGTGGCGATGTGGCACCTTCATATGGAGCAGCGACTGGAACgggacgtcgtcgtcgcagtCATAG